Genomic segment of Bifidobacterium lemurum:
CCGCCAAGGTGGCCCTGCACCCGGAGATCACCGCGTCCTTCACCGTGAAGGTCGTGGCCGAGTGACGTTGGGCCTTACGGCCTGACCCCATCAGACTGCACAAAGTCTGAGCTTAAGCATCGAAAGCCTCCCCGGGCTCGCTTGGGGAGGCTTTCGCATATCCCCATCATGGTCCCTGTGGTGGGTGTCCCATCGTGCGGCCCATCGTGCGGCCCATGGTGCGGTCCATGGTGCGGTGTGCCCATGGTGCCGTACTTTCCATGGTGCGGTGCCTTGAAAACGTTGAAATTCCAACCCACCGCACCATGTAGGCACCGCACCATGGGCACCACCGCACCATGTACCGCACGATGGGCGCACCATGGGCGCGCGTATGGGGCGCGTACCGTGCGGGTGTTGATGGGATGATGTCGCGACACGCCGACTTGCATATCTATCGAGCCTGAGTAAACTGTTCACTCGGCTCAAGAAATGACCAACGCCCCTTTAGCTCAGTTGGTTAGAGCAGCTGACTCTTAATCAGCGTGTCCAGGGTTCGAGTCCCTGAGGGGGCACAAACAAGAACACCCGCCGGTCTGGCGGGTTTTTTGTTAGGTATCGCTTCAATCGATAGAGAAGCAATCAGATAGAGAAGAAGTCAAAGGATCTCCGTATGGAATACTCCCTGTTCACCATTTTGGCCGCGGAATTCGTGGGTACGGCCGTGCTGATGATCTTCGGCAACGGCGCGGTGGCCAACGTCGAGCTGAAAGGCACCAAGGGCCATGCCTCCGGCTGGCTGACCATCGCCATGGGCTACGGCTTCGGCGTGATGTTCCCCGTGCTGATGTTCGGCGCCATCTCCGGCGCGCACATCAACCCGGCCATGACCATCGCCCAGGCCGTCAACGGCATGTTCGACTGGTCGCTGGTGCTCCCCTATGTCATCGCCCAGCTGCTGGGCGCGGCCGTGGGCCAGCTCATCGTGTACGTGACCTACTACCCGCATTACCAGGCCACCGAGAACGAGGGCGCGATCCTCGGAACCTTCTGCACCACCGACGCCTCCGGCTCCAAGGTGAACTACTTCCTCAACGAGTTCTTCGGTACCCTCATGCTGGTGCTGGGCGCGCTGTGCTGCCTGACCTCGCCGTGGGGCGAGGAGACCCCGGCCGCGGCCGCGATCGTCGTCGGCTTCATCGTGTGGGGTCTGGTGACCTCCATGGGCGGCCCGACCGGCCCCGGCCTCAATCCCGCCCGCGATCTGATGCCGCGCCTGATGCACGCCATCCTGCCGATCGCCCACAAGGGCTCCTCGCGCTGGGCCGAGGCGTGGATTCCGGTGGTCGCGCCGATTCTGGGCGCCATCGTGGGTGCCTTCCTCTACCAGACGCTGTTCGCATAACGGAGCGATAACGGTTACGTCACACCCACGGGTCTAGAATCGGCGTTGTTATGAGTAGCAACAATCCATTCCTCAGATTCGTGGGTGTTGTCGTATCTGCGTTAAAACCGCAGGCGACAAGCCGGGGCGATGACGTCGCGACGACTGCGGGGGATGGGCGTTCGCCGTCGCGGGCGGACGCCAGGCGGCGGGAGCGGGAGCTGCGCCGAATCTACAGGATCCGCCGCATCGTGGTGTTCGGGGTGCTGGATGTGCTGCTGATCGCGGCGCTGGTCGTGATGTTCGTGATATGGCATTCAGGCAAGGCGACGGATACCGCTGGGGACGGCGCCGCCTCGCAATCCTCGCAAACATCGTCGTCTTCGCCCGCGCAGAACGAAGACGATTCGGACGGCGAGTCCGACGGATCCGACGATGCCGACGGCACCGAGAGCGCGGACGGAAGCGCGCAGTCATCGGATGATGAGACGGCCGAAACCAGCCCGTTAAGCGCCGAGCAGCGTGCCGAACTGCTGGCCCAAGCCGAACAGACGGCGAACGCGAGCGGTCTGGCCACGATCCGATACCGGTATTGCGTGGCCACCAATGGCGAGGTCGGCGATGCGACCGCTTTCTCCGACACGGTCTTCTCCACGCTGAACAGCTCCGAAGGGTGGCCGCGCGCGGGCGTGACCTTCGAGGAAAGCACGGACGGGCAATGCGATATGACGCTGATCCTCTCCGAAGCGCAGTATATGAGCTCGTATTCCGAGGGCTGCTCCGAATCCTACAGCTGCCGGGTCGGCGACCAGGTGATCATCAATGTCGATCGATGGAATTCCGCGACCGAGGATTGGCTCGCCAACGGCGGCACATTGGCGCGATACCGCAGGATGGTGATCAACCATGAGGTTGGGCATCGCCTGGGTCATGTCGACAATGAGACGACCTGCGCTGGAGCCGGGCAACCCGCGCCGCTGATGCAGCAGCAATCCATGGATCTGCTCGGATGCTCTCCCAACGAGTGGCCGCTCGACTCGGAACTGTGGGTCGGTTGAGCTGGGTCGGCTGGGCTCGGATTGGTTGGGCCGGATTGGCTGATCCGGATTGGCTGAGTTGGACTGGCTGAGTTGGGTCGGTTGAGCTGGATTGGTTAAGCCGGATCGACTGAGCCGGATTGGCTGAGCTGGGTCCGACTGAGCTGGGTCGGTTGAGCTGGGTCGGCTGATATTCCTTTTTTGCGATTCTCGCCGGGGTCTTGGACGGTGGCGACCCAGAAAGGTGCACTCGACCTGCCTTTTGCGATTCTCGCCGGGGTATTGGGATTCCGCGCGGGTATCCGGCGCGCGGATTGCCGGCCGCGTTCAGGATGCCGCTCGCGTTTTTGACAGGACACGCCGTGCATGCCGGCCAAGTTGCCGCCGGCGGAACTGTGTTTTATGATTGCGGAAACGTTACCGCAAAGTAAGCTCAATCAATCTGATTGATTTGCGCAAACGTTACTGCATAATATTCGAATCGTCGTCATGTGTGGTTGGCGGTGAAGGCGGGAGAGCGCGCCGTTTTTCCGATGCGTCGCCGCCCGAAGGACGCTCCACACGGCGAAGAAGGCCCGCAAGCCCGTGAGCCGAACCATGGACGATTCGGGAAGCATGCGAACGCAAGGCGATGCGGTCTTGCGCGCAGGTACGGAAGCGACGCGGCCCACCGCATGCCGGGCTGCACGGAAAGGAGCCGCGATGGCGTACGTCACGATTCGCGATGTCGCGAAACATGCGGGGATCTCGGTCTCCACCGTCTCCCGTGCGTTGAACGGCAACGGAAGAATCTCGAAGGAGACGAAAGCCACCGTCGAACGTGCGGTCGCGGAGCTCAACTACATCCCCGACTCGCGCGCCCAGGCGATGCGCTCGTCGAAAACGCGGACGGTGGGCCTGCTGGTCCCGGACATCCGCAACGGGTATTTCGCGGAACTCGCGTACTCGATCCAAGACGCCTTGTTCGACGCGGGATACTGCACGTTCATCGGCACCTCATCGGAAAGCGCGTCGCGGCAGGACGCCTTCATCATGAGCATCCTCGCGCAGCATATCGACGGCGCGATCATCGTGCCCCAAGGCGAATCCTCCGACGCGCTCAAGCTGTTGGTGGAGCGCGAGCTGCCTGTGGTGTTCGTGGACCGACGGGTCGACGGTCTGGACGATGTCCCGCTTGTGGATTCGGATCCGCTCCCCGGAATGCGGGCCGCGCTGGAGGATCTTCGCGCGCATGGCTTCACCAAAATCGGCTACGTCTCCGGCCCCGTGCACACCTCGCCGACGTTGCGGGAACGCGAAAGCGTCTTCCGGGCGCTGGCCTGCGAGATGGTGGGCGAGGAGCATGTGTTCGTGGAATCCACAAGCTTCGATCAGGCCTCGTGCGGCTCTGTGCTGAAGCGGATGTCCGACGCGGGGGTCCGCGCGCTGATCTTCGGCTATTCGCAGGATATGCTCCGCGCGATGTCGTTGATGGGCAGCATGGGGCTGCGTATGGGCGAGGATTTTTCGATGGTCTCGTTCGACGACCTGGAACTGTTCCGGCTCGCCAGTCCGCAGGTTTCGGTGATCTCGCAGCAGGTCCGCCAGATCGGATGCAGAGGGGCGCGTCTGTTCCTCGACATGGTCGGGGAGCCGGAGCGCGGGATGCGGGCGCAAAGCCGATCGCAGCGGGTGGAGACGATCTACGTCCCCCGCGGATCGGTCGGCGACGCGCGGTGATGCGGCCGGCGTCGCGCGATATGCGGATTGATATGAAATCTAGAAAGGAACAACAGTGGAAACACGAATGTCCAAAGGCGGGCAGGCTCTCTCATTGCTCGGCGATATCCATGGTGTGGTCAGCGTGATTGGATCGATGAACGCCGACTACACCGTCACCACCGAACGTCTTCCCGGACCGGGGGAGACCGTCAACGGCGGCCCGCTGCGGATTCTACCCGGCGGCAAATCCGGCAACCAGGCCTCGGCCGCCGCCCGCATCGGCGCCACCGTGCGCATGTTCGGCGCGGTCGGCTCCGACGCCAA
This window contains:
- a CDS encoding MIP/aquaporin family protein; amino-acid sequence: MEYSLFTILAAEFVGTAVLMIFGNGAVANVELKGTKGHASGWLTIAMGYGFGVMFPVLMFGAISGAHINPAMTIAQAVNGMFDWSLVLPYVIAQLLGAAVGQLIVYVTYYPHYQATENEGAILGTFCTTDASGSKVNYFLNEFFGTLMLVLGALCCLTSPWGEETPAAAAIVVGFIVWGLVTSMGGPTGPGLNPARDLMPRLMHAILPIAHKGSSRWAEAWIPVVAPILGAIVGAFLYQTLFA
- a CDS encoding DUF3152 domain-containing protein; its protein translation is MSSNNPFLRFVGVVVSALKPQATSRGDDVATTAGDGRSPSRADARRRERELRRIYRIRRIVVFGVLDVLLIAALVVMFVIWHSGKATDTAGDGAASQSSQTSSSSPAQNEDDSDGESDGSDDADGTESADGSAQSSDDETAETSPLSAEQRAELLAQAEQTANASGLATIRYRYCVATNGEVGDATAFSDTVFSTLNSSEGWPRAGVTFEESTDGQCDMTLILSEAQYMSSYSEGCSESYSCRVGDQVIINVDRWNSATEDWLANGGTLARYRRMVINHEVGHRLGHVDNETTCAGAGQPAPLMQQQSMDLLGCSPNEWPLDSELWVG
- a CDS encoding LacI family DNA-binding transcriptional regulator is translated as MAYVTIRDVAKHAGISVSTVSRALNGNGRISKETKATVERAVAELNYIPDSRAQAMRSSKTRTVGLLVPDIRNGYFAELAYSIQDALFDAGYCTFIGTSSESASRQDAFIMSILAQHIDGAIIVPQGESSDALKLLVERELPVVFVDRRVDGLDDVPLVDSDPLPGMRAALEDLRAHGFTKIGYVSGPVHTSPTLRERESVFRALACEMVGEEHVFVESTSFDQASCGSVLKRMSDAGVRALIFGYSQDMLRAMSLMGSMGLRMGEDFSMVSFDDLELFRLASPQVSVISQQVRQIGCRGARLFLDMVGEPERGMRAQSRSQRVETIYVPRGSVGDAR